From one Triticum urartu cultivar G1812 chromosome 3, Tu2.1, whole genome shotgun sequence genomic stretch:
- the LOC125545817 gene encoding probable glucuronosyltransferase Os01g0926700, whose product MMARRALVAIAVLAAAAALLVAAEAQQAPAQQGHQTERISGSAGDVLDDDPVGRLKVFIYDLPGKYNKKLLKKDPRCLNHMFAAEIFMHRFLLSSAVRTTNPEEADWFYTPVYPTCDLTPSGLPLPFKSPRMMRSAIELIATKWPYWNRSEGADHFFVTPHDFGACFHYQEEKAIGRGILPLLQRATLVQTFGQKNHVCLKEGSITIPPFAPPQKMQNHLIPGETPRSIFVYFRGLFYDTGNDPEGGYYARGARASVWENFKNNPLFDISTDHPPTYYEDMQRSVFCLCPLGWAPWSPRLVEAVVFGCIPVIIADDIVLPFADAIPWEEIGVFVPEEDVPRLDSILTSIPTEDILRKQRLLANPSMKQAMLFPQPAQAGDAFHQILNGLARKLPHGENVFLKPGQARLNWTAGPVGDLKPW is encoded by the exons GGAGTGCTGGTGACGTGCTGGACGATGACCCTGTTGGGAGGCTCAAGGTGTTTATCTATGACCTCCCTGGAAAATACAACAAGAAGCTGCTGAAGAAAGACCCAAGGTGCCTGAACCACATGTTCGCCGCGGAGATCTTCATGCACCGGTTCCTGCTGTCGAGTGCGGTTCGGACCACTAATCCCGAGGAAGCGGATTGGTTCTACACACCTGTGTACCCGACATGCGACCTGACGCCTTCGGGTCTCCCCTTGCCcttcaagtctccgcggatgatGCGCAGCGCGATCGAGCTGATCGCGACGAAATGGCCTTACTGGAATAGATCGGAGGGGGCAGATCATTTCTTTGTCACGCCACATGACTTTGGCGCTTGCTTCCATTATCAG GAAGAGAAAGCAATTGGGCGAGGAATCCTTCCCTTGCTTCAGCGTGCCACACTGGTTCAGACCTTTGGACAGAAGAACCATGTCTGCTTGAAGGAAGGCTCCATCACAATTCCGCCATTTGCGCCTCCGCAGAAAATGCAGAATCACCTTATTCCTGGCGAGACCCCTCGATCCATCTTCGTATACTTCCGTGGTTTGTTCTATGACACCGGCAATGATCCTGAGGGTGGATACTATGCCAG AGGTGCTCGTGCATCTGTCTGGGAGAACTTCAAGAACAACCCGCTGTTCGACATCTCAACCGACCACCCACCGACATACTATGAAGATATGCAGAGGTCTGTGTTCTGCCTGTGCCCATTGGGCTGGGCACCATGGAGCCCCAGACTGGTGGAAGCCGTGGTTTTCGGCTGCATCCCGGTGATCATCGCAGACGACATCGTCCTGCCCTTCGCGGACGCCATCCCATGGGAGGAGATCGGCGTGTTTGTTCCCGAGGAGGACGTCCCGAGGCTGGACAGCATCCTGACATCCATACCAACAGAGGATATACTGAGGAAGCAAAGGCTTCTCGCAAACCCTTCGATGAAGCAGGCTATGCTGTTCCCCCAGCCAGCTCAAGCAGGAGATGCGTTCCACCAGATACTGAACGGGCTTGCTCGCAAGCTTCCGCATGGTGAAAATGTCTTCTTGAAACCCGGCCAGGCCCGTCTGAACTGGACTGCTGGCCCGGTGGGTGACCTGAAGCCTTGGTAG